In a single window of the Rhinolophus ferrumequinum isolate MPI-CBG mRhiFer1 chromosome 21, mRhiFer1_v1.p, whole genome shotgun sequence genome:
- the ATPAF2 gene encoding ATP synthase mitochondrial F1 complex assembly factor 2 isoform X1, translating into MALGHWEEALAVWIRVKNPRLPGVRKEENEERKRFYQNVSITQGEGGFEINLDNRKLKTPQAKLFTVPSEALAIAVATEWDSQRDTIKFYTMHLTTLCNTSLDNPTQRNKDQLIRAAVKFLDTDTICYRVEEPQTLVELQKNEWDPIIDWTEKRYGVEIGSSTSIMGPSIPARTREVLVSHLASYNMWALQGIEFVVAQLKSMVLALGLMDLQLTVEQAVLLSRLEEEYQIQKWGNVEWAHDYELQELRARTAAGTLFVHLCSESSTLKHKLLQD; encoded by the exons ATGGCTCTCGGGCACTGGGAGGAAGCCTTGGCTGTGTGGATAAGAGTGAAGAACCCGAGGCTGCCTGGAGTCAGGAAGGAGGAAAACGAAG AAAGGAAGAGGTTTTATCAGAATGTCAGCATTACGCAGGGTGAAG GTGGCTTTGAGATAAACCTGGACAACAGGAAGCTGAAAACTCCCCAAGCCAAGCTCTTTACTGTCCCCAGCGAGGCCCTGGCCATCGCAGTGGCCACCGAGTGGGACTCCCAGCGGGACACCATCAAGTTCTACACCATGCACCTG ACCACACTGTGCAACACATCTTTAGACAACCCAACCCAGCGAAACAAGGACCAGCTGATCCGGGCGGCGGTGAAGTTTCTGGACACCGACACCATCTG CTACAGGGTAGAAGAACCACAGACATTAGTGGAACTTCAAAAGAACGAATGGGACCCGATCATAGACTGGACCGAGAAGAG GTACGGCGTGGAGATCGGCTCCTCCACCAGCATCATGGGGCCCAGCATCCCAGCCAGGACTCGGGAGGTGCTCGTCAGCCATCTGGCCTCTTACAACATGTGGGCCCTACAAG GGATTGAGTTTGTGGTGGCCCAGCTGAAGTCCATGGTGCTGGCCTTGGGCCTGATGGACCTGCAGCTGACAGTGGAGCAGGCCGTGCTGCTGTCACGCCTGGAGGAGGAATACCAG ATCCAAAAGTGGGGCAATGTTGAGTGGGCGCATGACTACGAGCTCCAGGAGCTGCGCGCGCGCACGGCCGCCGGCACGCTCTTTGTCCACCTCTGCTCCGAGAGCAGCACCCTCAAGCACAAGCTGCTGCAGGACTGA
- the ATPAF2 gene encoding ATP synthase mitochondrial F1 complex assembly factor 2 isoform X3 codes for MWRSCPRLRNWGRRLLNWSPGGPTTSVGPGPNTLSPSRDYAPPAERKRFYQNVSITQGEGGFEINLDNRKLKTPQAKLFTVPSEALAIAVATEWDSQRDTIKFYTMHLTTLCNTSLDNPTQRNKDQLIRAAVKFLDTDTICYRVEEPQTLVELQKNEWDPIIDWTEKRYGVEIGSSTSIMGPSIPARTREVLVSHLASYNMWALQGIEFVVAQLKSMVLALGLMDLQLTVEQAVLLSRLEEEYQIQKWGNVEWAHDYELQELRARTAAGTLFVHLCSESSTLKHKLLQD; via the exons ATGTGGAGGAGCTGCCCCCGCCTGCGGAATTGGGGGCGCCGTCTCCTGAACTGGTCCCCAGGTGGCCCCACGACCTCCGTGGGGCCGGGGCCAAACACTCTGTCCCCATCCCGGGACTACGCTCCCCCGGCAG AAAGGAAGAGGTTTTATCAGAATGTCAGCATTACGCAGGGTGAAG GTGGCTTTGAGATAAACCTGGACAACAGGAAGCTGAAAACTCCCCAAGCCAAGCTCTTTACTGTCCCCAGCGAGGCCCTGGCCATCGCAGTGGCCACCGAGTGGGACTCCCAGCGGGACACCATCAAGTTCTACACCATGCACCTG ACCACACTGTGCAACACATCTTTAGACAACCCAACCCAGCGAAACAAGGACCAGCTGATCCGGGCGGCGGTGAAGTTTCTGGACACCGACACCATCTG CTACAGGGTAGAAGAACCACAGACATTAGTGGAACTTCAAAAGAACGAATGGGACCCGATCATAGACTGGACCGAGAAGAG GTACGGCGTGGAGATCGGCTCCTCCACCAGCATCATGGGGCCCAGCATCCCAGCCAGGACTCGGGAGGTGCTCGTCAGCCATCTGGCCTCTTACAACATGTGGGCCCTACAAG GGATTGAGTTTGTGGTGGCCCAGCTGAAGTCCATGGTGCTGGCCTTGGGCCTGATGGACCTGCAGCTGACAGTGGAGCAGGCCGTGCTGCTGTCACGCCTGGAGGAGGAATACCAG ATCCAAAAGTGGGGCAATGTTGAGTGGGCGCATGACTACGAGCTCCAGGAGCTGCGCGCGCGCACGGCCGCCGGCACGCTCTTTGTCCACCTCTGCTCCGAGAGCAGCACCCTCAAGCACAAGCTGCTGCAGGACTGA
- the ATPAF2 gene encoding ATP synthase mitochondrial F1 complex assembly factor 2 isoform X2: MWRSCPRLRNWGRRLLNWSPGGPTTSVGPGPNTLSPSRDYAPPAGGFEINLDNRKLKTPQAKLFTVPSEALAIAVATEWDSQRDTIKFYTMHLTTLCNTSLDNPTQRNKDQLIRAAVKFLDTDTICYRVEEPQTLVELQKNEWDPIIDWTEKRYGVEIGSSTSIMGPSIPARTREVLVSHLASYNMWALQGIEFVVAQLKSMVLALGLMDLQLTVEQAVLLSRLEEEYQIQKWGNVEWAHDYELQELRARTAAGTLFVHLCSESSTLKHKLLQD; this comes from the exons ATGTGGAGGAGCTGCCCCCGCCTGCGGAATTGGGGGCGCCGTCTCCTGAACTGGTCCCCAGGTGGCCCCACGACCTCCGTGGGGCCGGGGCCAAACACTCTGTCCCCATCCCGGGACTACGCTCCCCCGGCAG GTGGCTTTGAGATAAACCTGGACAACAGGAAGCTGAAAACTCCCCAAGCCAAGCTCTTTACTGTCCCCAGCGAGGCCCTGGCCATCGCAGTGGCCACCGAGTGGGACTCCCAGCGGGACACCATCAAGTTCTACACCATGCACCTG ACCACACTGTGCAACACATCTTTAGACAACCCAACCCAGCGAAACAAGGACCAGCTGATCCGGGCGGCGGTGAAGTTTCTGGACACCGACACCATCTG CTACAGGGTAGAAGAACCACAGACATTAGTGGAACTTCAAAAGAACGAATGGGACCCGATCATAGACTGGACCGAGAAGAG GTACGGCGTGGAGATCGGCTCCTCCACCAGCATCATGGGGCCCAGCATCCCAGCCAGGACTCGGGAGGTGCTCGTCAGCCATCTGGCCTCTTACAACATGTGGGCCCTACAAG GGATTGAGTTTGTGGTGGCCCAGCTGAAGTCCATGGTGCTGGCCTTGGGCCTGATGGACCTGCAGCTGACAGTGGAGCAGGCCGTGCTGCTGTCACGCCTGGAGGAGGAATACCAG ATCCAAAAGTGGGGCAATGTTGAGTGGGCGCATGACTACGAGCTCCAGGAGCTGCGCGCGCGCACGGCCGCCGGCACGCTCTTTGTCCACCTCTGCTCCGAGAGCAGCACCCTCAAGCACAAGCTGCTGCAGGACTGA